In Stomoxys calcitrans chromosome 2, idStoCalc2.1, whole genome shotgun sequence, the following proteins share a genomic window:
- the LOC106094376 gene encoding charged multivesicular body protein 3, with protein MGLFGQTKSKDPKEQVQEWTHKIRKEGNQLDRQIRSIQREEEKVKRSLKQAAAKGDRDTCVILAKEIVGARKAINRIYTTKAHLNSVQLQMKNQLATLRVAGSLSKSTEVMQAMQNLVRYPELAGIMRDMSKEMMKAGIIEEMLDETMDSLEDTEEMEEEAAKEVDKVLWEITDGKLGEAPLPPQELAAAEKTKTPAVAVEDDPEEDDEEDLQEMQSRLASLRS; from the exons atgggtTTGTTTGGACAGACGAAAAGCAAGGATCCCAAAGAGCAG GTTCAAGAATGGACACACAAAATACGAAAGGAGGGTAATCAACTCGATAGGCAAATACGGAGCATACAACGTGAAGAGGAAAAGGTCAAGAGGTCCTTGAAACAGGCCGCAGCTAAAGGCGATCGAGATACTTGCGTCATACTTGCCAAGGAAATTGTGGGAGCGCGTAAAGCCATCAATCGAATTTATACCACAAAAGCTCACTTAAACTCAGTTCAATTGCAAATGAAGAATCAATTGG CCACTTTGCGCGTAGCGGGATCCCTCTCCAAATCCACCGAGGTCATGCAGGCCATGCAAAATTTGGTGCGTTATCCGGAACTCGCAGGCATCATGCGCGATATGTCCAAAGAAATGATGAAGGCCGGTATTATAGAGGAGATGCTCGACGAAACAATGGATTCCTTGGAAGATACTGAAGAGATGGAGGAGGAGGCTGCTAAGGAGGTGGACAAAGTTCTTTGGGAAATTACCGATGGCAAGTTGGGAGAAGCTCCCCTGCCCCCACAAGAACTGGCTGCAGccgagaaaacaaaaacacccgCCGTCGCTGTCGAAGATGATCCTGAAGAGGATGACGAAGAAGATTTACAGGAAATGCAATCTCGCCTGGCCTCTTTACGCTCGTAA